TGGTGTCGAGGTTGACGACGAGGTCGCCGGTCTGGATGACCGACTGGGCGTGGCCCTTGGAACGGCGGACGATCGCGTGGATGCGGGCGATCAGCTCGTCCTTGTGGAACGGCTTGGTCATGTAGTCGTCGGCGCCGAAGCCGAGACCCTTGACCTTGTCCTCGATGCCGGCGAGGCCGGACAGGATGAGGATCGGCGTCTTGATCTTCGAGACACGCAGCTGCTTCAGCACGTCGTAACCGGACATGTCGGGCAGATTGAGGTCGAGAAGGATGATGTCGTAGTCGTACAACTTGCCGAGGTCGACGCCTTCTTCGCCCAGGTCAGTCGTGTAGACATTGAAGCTTTCGGACTTCAACATCAGTTCGATCGACTGCGCGACGGCGCTGTCATCCTCAATCAGCAAAACGCGCATGCCAGTTCCCCATAGTCGCCGCTCCGGGCGTCAGGTCGGCCGCCATCTGCGGCACTCAAAACGCCTTTGAACAACTG
This region of Bradyrhizobium sp. SZCCHNS1050 genomic DNA includes:
- the ctrA gene encoding response regulator transcription factor CtrA, whose product is MRVLLIEDDSAVAQSIELMLKSESFNVYTTDLGEEGVDLGKLYDYDIILLDLNLPDMSGYDVLKQLRVSKIKTPILILSGLAGIEDKVKGLGFGADDYMTKPFHKDELIARIHAIVRRSKGHAQSVIQTGDLVVNLDTKTVEVGGQRVHLTGKEYQMLELLSLRKGTTLTKEMFLNHLYGGMDEPELKIIDVFICKLRKKLANASEGRNFIETVWGRGYVLREPHDMDERIPA